A window of Phragmites australis chromosome 2, lpPhrAust1.1, whole genome shotgun sequence genomic DNA:
CGCACCAATGCCGGCCGGCTCATTTTTCTTGCGCCGGTGAATGGCAGAGTACAGATGCAAGCCTGCCGACCCGCTACTGACCCTAGTACGGATTCAGGAGCCATGAAGCTTCGCCACCCACACGACTAGCTTCCACTGAAAATCGAGCAAAGGAGTGCAGTTACGTACATCGCGGCTGGTGACGATGAGATACCACGTGACAGATTCGGATAACAGATGGAGTGCGTAGCGTACCCATCCAGGACTGTCCAGGCGGCGGGAGCTCGACGTCGCCGCAGTCGCCGGCGATCATCTGGTTCACCCGCTTCATGCCCGGCCGGTGGCGCCGGTTGTCCTGGCCGCACAGGAACCCGACGCGCACGCACCTGCCCACCTGCTCGATGTCAAGGCCCGGTTCCGTCAAGAGCTGCCGCTGGGTTATGTTGCGTACTCCGTCGGCGAAGCCGCTCTTTCCGTGGCACCCGTCGGAGAAGTCCCGCCAGACCTGCCAATATCGTACGTGAATGGGTTGACGCTGCGCACTCGGATATAGCCAACGCTGAAAGATCTGTACCTCGCGGAGGAAGTCGAGAGCGGTGGGGTCGCCGCCGGCGGTGTGGTAGCTTGTCCGGCCGGTGACGATCTCTAGGAGAAGAACACCGAAGCTGTATACGTCGGATGTTGGCGAGTACTGCCTGACTGCATACTCAGGTGCCATGTACCCCCTGTTTAGTCACAAGACGAGAATATTTACTGCTAAGCATTCCCTGACTATCTCCAATCGGGAGTTCGGGACGCAAAATTAACAGACAGACAGTTGATCAACGAGCGAGATTGATGGCTCACTTGGTTCCTATTGCGAAATCCATGGTTATATGAGTCCTGCGCTGATCGATGACCTTGGAGATGCCGAAGTCCGTAATCTTGGGGTTCATGTCGCTGTCCAGCAAGATGTTCTCCATCTTGAGATCCCGGTGCAGGATCCCCTGCTGATGGAGGTAGAGCAAGCCGTTGCATGTCCCTTGTATTATCTTGTAACGTGGCGGCCATGGTAGCTCTTCACGGTCTCTATCTTCACCATGGAAGTACTTGTCGAGGCTTCCGTTAGGCACGAACTCGGTGATGACGAAGCAGTCGTCGCCGTCCTTGCAGCATTCCACGAACTTGACGAGGTTGGGGTGTTGCACGCGGACGAGCACGTTGCCCTCGTTCTCCAGCTGCAGCCGGGCCCCGCCCTCGCCGGCGTCGTCCACCAGTCGCCCTCGCCTAGGCTTTCGCGTCTTGACCTTCTTAACGGCCATGCATCTTCCATCAGGGAGCTCCATCTTAAACAGAGACAAAACCACACTAggttaattatgcttaattacatggACTTGATATGCACGCATGCAGTAACGGACTAGATCCACAATTTATATAGATGACGCGCGCAGTTAGTCGATCACCTTATAGACTGATCCAAATGCCCCACCGCCCAACTTGTTCCTCGGGTTGCATGTCGCCTCTCTGATAGTATGTACATCAACTGGCAACCCTGGTGATGATAAAAAAGACGATCGTTCATACTTATTAATTCCTGCCGCCGCTGGCACCGTTTCACACCCATGCACGTACGCACGTACGTACTTTGAGATTCGACCCGTCGTCGACGTCTGATCCAGCAGGTTAGGTataccgccgccgccgctgccacgaTCAGAGCGCTCGCAACGCAAGCAACTACTACAATCCCAGCTGCAACAAGTATGATATACTACATGAGCGAGCAGCGAGGGAGCTTGTGAAGCTAGCAAGCAACTGCTTTCATAAACTTACGTGTTTTCGTCGTGGTCATCGTCGATGGCGGCGGCAAACGGGCGGCGGAGGCATCCGGAGCGTCTGTCTGGGCGGAGAGGAGCGACGGGAACAGGAGCAGGATGACAGCCTGGGCGGCCATGAACCTACAGAATGTTCGTTAGGACCTAAGGACTAGTAATGTTTCTTGGTACAGGAGTACTCCTATTCCTATATAGTACTGACCTAGTAGTACATCTACATACTATACGGCTGTAGCTTAGATATCACCTTCATACATACTCCTGATCTGATCTGACTGTCCTGACCAatgacaaggaatatatggagtACTGTCAATCTGCCCTTCTCGGCCAAGTAAATTAACATCCACCATCGACTTGCCAGAGTCAACTGGCATTAACACTTTATTCAGTTCCACTCGATCGATGTCCGTCATTGGCATGAAAAATGCAGTCCCATTCGATCGATGTTCCTCATTGACAACTTTGCTAGCTCCTCCAGCGTGCCGACGCACGCACGGGGAATTTCTTACCTTCTCCAGGACGTAGGACACCGTACAAAGTTAGGGGTTGAGCCATTAGTTTATGTTCACTCATCCATCCTAAACATTCTGTAAGCGTATGGTTTCTGATAATAGAAATCGAAGTCTTgccattttattttaaaaaaaaatctgtccTTCCGGGTCAGGTAAATTGACATCTGCCGTCGACTTCCCAGAGTCAACTGGCATTACCTATACGTAAATCCAGCTCGATGGATGGCTCTTCATCGGCATGAAAGGCAGACGAGCCCAATCGAACCCGATGTCGCCTGCAACTCTGCTCCTCCGGCGAGGTGGCGTGCCGACGCACGCGCTGGGAATTACTTACATTCTCCAGTGACGCAGGCCATCCGCATCCGTCGACTTTACCTTACAGTACTGCAACTAGCAAGTTGGTTACGTAACAACATACGTAGTCttgctgtaatattttatcataataaatttaattaattgtattttatatcaATACTTTattagatatttgatttttaagGCTATATTTGATATAGGtctatcttttttctattctaattctaattttaattattatttattttattttatttgaactctttattatatattttgcttTATAAACTGTATGAAAATCAAACtgttaatttttcataatttttaattatgaatttagctacttattaatcatattttatATTGATTCTTTAGTTTAATCTAAACCGTTAGgtattcataacaatgagtaatctagattttttttaattaattatataattttgtGATCTTGAAAGAGAACATGAAAGCTCCATTTaacacttaaataataataaaaatataacataTGAACCATTTGCACTTTGTAGCAcatcaaaaaagaaagaggaaacACACGCCATGACCTACGGCTGTTTACACACTGCTTGGACTGATCAATGGAACACATGGATTATCTAATGGAGAAACTAATCACATGCTATATATGACACTTGTGCAAATATTAAGGCCAAACAGGCCACGCTAGTGCAGTGGTTGGTGCTTCAGGTTTGACAATCTGCAGCTAGCTTCTGGAGGCGGACTGATAGGGAAGGTCTGCCTGCCTGGCACCTTGCAGAACCAATGCCGGTCGCCGGAGAGGCAGAAACAACACGtggtttttttaaatatatatgtctttgTACCAAGTCAGACTTTGTAACCGAGTTGGTTACATGTTTGTACTGTCCAAAAAAGATCATGTATGGAACATGGACTCTTTGTTATTTTGCTTTCTAAACTGTatgatttcatattttttaatcttttaattCCGAAATTATCTAATTactaatcatatttgatataaaCTATCTGATTAAATCAGAtcattagatgttcataacaatgagtggtctagatttttttagattaataCGGTAATTTCGTGAGCTTAAAGATGACTCTTTTTCTCCCTTAATACTAATATAACTAGCAAGTTAACCAACACTAATAACATGGTTAGTCTCGCTGTAATATTTTGTCAtaataatctttgattaaaaattaatgtctttattttttttataatgttaGTGTCACttagttacaaaacacataaaatcagaagaagaaaaaaaaattatatgagtgAAAAAAGAATATTTACATTCCAAACCTGTATCCGAATTGTATACACATATTGGTTCGATTCATATATGTTTTAATTAACTATCAAAATTGTGCGACACGTGTAGCCAACCGAACTAAAATCAAAATAGGTTTGCCTTGTCCGCGTGCTATGCCTTGCCTGCTGGCTGTTTGATGTGACAACTTTGAGCTACATAATGCTtcttaatttattatcttagtaagaattttgaattttttatttttattatgaaatttagctattgattaattatattttacatggactctttatttagttatttgatttttataataattctattctaaccctaattttaattattattacttttattttatttggactctttattgacatattttgcttcccaaccATAATTTTTAACTctgaatttaggtatttattaattgtatttgatatggactctttgttttttgaatttagctatttattaatcgtatttgatatgtgcttattggtttaatttagaccgttagatgttcgTAACAATGAGTGGTCAAGATAATTTACTTTTTTCGATTAAATagtaatataatagatagataatGGATCTGCAGATAGCGAGTGTGATGCCCCAACGGCACAGCTGCACTTTGTGCACGCTGTGTAGCTAGGCATCTCACTTCCTGGAACTCTCTTTAGTTTGCTGAAGATGTTGAGCGATTCTGA
This region includes:
- the LOC133909571 gene encoding cysteine-rich receptor-like protein kinase 44 isoform X2, whose translation is MKVHGRPGCHPAPVPVAPLRPDRRSGCLRRPFAAAIDDDHDENTWDCSSCLRCERSDRGSGGGGIPNLLDQTSTTGRISKYVRAYVHGCETVPAAAGINKYERSSFLSSPGLPVDVHTIREATCNPRNKLGGGAFGSVYKMELPDGRCMAVKKVKTRKPRRGRLVDDAGEGGARLQLENEGNVLVRVQHPNLVKFVECCKDGDDCFVITEFVPNGSLDKYFHGEDRDREELPWPPRYKIIQGTCNGLLYLHQQGILHRDLKMENILLDSDMNPKITDFGISKVIDQRRTHITMDFAIGTKGYMAPEYAVRQYSPTSDVYSFGVLLLEIVTGRTSYHTAGGDPTALDFLREVWRDFSDGCHGKSGFADGVRNITQRQLLTEPGLDIEQVGRCVRVGFLCGQDNRRHRPGMKRVNQMIAGDCGDVELPPPGQSWMVEASRVGGEASWLLNPY
- the LOC133909571 gene encoding cysteine-rich receptor-like protein kinase 10 isoform X3 is translated as MAAQAVILLLFPSLLSAQTDAPDASAARLPPPSTMTTTKTPGIVVVACVASALIVAAAAAVYLTCWIRRRRRVESQRLPVDVHTIREATCNPRNKLGGGAFGSVYKMELPDGRCMAVKKVKTRKPRRGRLVDDAGEGGARLQLENEGNVLVRVQHPNLVKFVECCKDGDDCFVITEFVPNGSLDKYFHGEDRDREELPWPPRYKIIQGTCNGLLYLHQQGILHRDLKMENILLDSDMNPKITDFGISKVIDQRRTHITMDFAIGTKGYMAPEYAVRQYSPTSDVYSFGVLLLEIVTGRTSYHTAGGDPTALDFLREVWRDFSDGCHGKSGFADGVRNITQRQLLTEPGLDIEQVGRCVRVGFLCGQDNRRHRPGMKRVNQMIAGDCGDVELPPPGQSWMGTLRTPSVIRICHVVSHRHQPRCT
- the LOC133909571 gene encoding cysteine-rich receptor-like protein kinase 44 isoform X1: MKVHGRPGCHPAPVPVAPLRPDRRSGCLRRPFAAAIDDDHDENTWDCSSCLRCERSDRGSGGGGIPNLLDQTSTTGRISKYVRAYVHGCETVPAAAGINKYERSSFLSSPGLPVDVHTIREATCNPRNKLGGGAFGSVYKMELPDGRCMAVKKVKTRKPRRGRLVDDAGEGGARLQLENEGNVLVRVQHPNLVKFVECCKDGDDCFVITEFVPNGSLDKYFHGEDRDREELPWPPRYKIIQGTCNGLLYLHQQGILHRDLKMENILLDSDMNPKITDFGISKVIDQRRTHITMDFAIGTKGYMAPEYAVRQYSPTSDVYSFGVLLLEIVTGRTSYHTAGGDPTALDFLREVWRDFSDGCHGKSGFADGVRNITQRQLLTEPGLDIEQVGRCVRVGFLCGQDNRRHRPGMKRVNQMIAGDCGDVELPPPGQSWMGTLRTPSVIRICHVVSHRHQPRCT